AAAAGTCTGCAGGCGATCGGGATCGAGATCGAAAAACACGATATCCGTTTCGTGGAAGATGATTGGGAATCACCAACTCTCGGAGCGAACGGACTCGGTTGGGAAGTCTGGCTCGACGGAATGGAGATCTCACAATTCACTTATTTCCAGATGGTCGGCGGGATCGAAGTTTTTCCCATCAGCGTGGAACTGACTTACGGTTTGGAGCGACTGGCAATGTATATCCAGAATGTCGATGATTTCAAGGATCTGAAGTGGAATGAGACAATGAGATATGGTGAAATCTATTTTGATAAAGAAAAGGAATTTTCCCAATATAATTTTAAAACTGCGGACACGAAAATGCTTTTTTCATCATTCAAAGAATATGAGCAACAGGTTAACGAACTGATCTCTGAAAAACTGGTCTATCCTGCTTATGATATGGTTTTGAAATGTTCGCATACTTTTAATCTGCTCGATGCGCGTGGAGTTATCAGCGTTACGGAAAGAGCCACTTATATCGGACGCATCAGGAAAATGGCGAAGGATTGTGCGCTGCTTTATATTAAAAAGTATGGGGAATAGTAGTTCGGAACTTGTTCCGAAACCAGAACGGGAACAAGTGATGAAAAGTGCAGAAAAATAGGTTATCACAAATTGTGATAACTTTTTTAAGGAATAAGATAAAAATTTCAAAAAGGAATTCAAATGAATAATGATATTGAAAACAAAATAAGATATATAAAAGAATTAGAAGTGCTTAACTCGTTTGAAAGACTGAATATTGTTGAAATAAAGGATAAAGAAGATAAATGGAAATTTAAACCAAT
This genomic interval from Candidatus Cloacimonadota bacterium contains the following:
- a CDS encoding glycine--tRNA ligase subunit alpha, which translates into the protein KSLQAIGIEIEKHDIRFVEDDWESPTLGANGLGWEVWLDGMEISQFTYFQMVGGIEVFPISVELTYGLERLAMYIQNVDDFKDLKWNETMRYGEIYFDKEKEFSQYNFKTADTKMLFSSFKEYEQQVNELISEKLVYPAYDMVLKCSHTFNLLDARGVISVTERATYIGRIRKMAKDCALLYIKKYGE